The Herpetosiphonaceae bacterium DNA window AGGAGATGCAAGCGGTGGGGTATGTAGTGACCGTATGCAGCTTGGTGTATGATGTGGCGCTGCCCTGCTTCCTTGTTCTCGCCCTGAAAGGTGACACGTTCGCGTATGGCCTTGGCTGTCACCCCAGCCGGTACCACGCATTGCACCATGCGATGCTGGAGCTGGCCGCTGGTATCTCGACGCTCCACGAGGGACCGCTGGTGAGGCAGATTCACGGTTCATTGCTGGACGTGCGCACGCCAGCCGATCATTACCATCTTTATAACGGCGGTCCATTTCACCAGGTGTTGCGGCAGGTCCTGAGTCAGGTCCTGCGCGTCGGCGAGGCTGAAGCATCTCAGACGATCGAGGCGCAGGCTACCACCGATGAGCAGGCCCTCGCGCACGTGCTTGACGCGCTAGCCGCGTGTCGCTATCGCGCCTACGGCTGTGATATTACGCCTGCGGTCGTGGCAGATTACGGGACGACCGTGCAACGAGTGCTGATACCAGGACTCATTCCAATACATTTTGGCTATCAGCGATGGAGGCTTGGCTGTCGTCGTCTCACGCAGCCAACAGCAACCGGTCGCCTTGCGACATTGTTACCCCACTTCATGGCCTAGCCGGTCCACGATCGATGGTGGACGGCTGTGCCGCTGGAACGCACCGCTCAGTCCCAACGTTCGGCGAAGGCGGCGTCGTCCGTCATCCAGATGGAAAGGGCGTACCGGGTTCCTGCTTGAATCGGCGTAACTGCATGTTGATAGAGATGACCACACGGGAAGCCGACGAGTAGACCTGCCTGCGGGACAATATCCTGTCCGAGCTCAGGAAACTGCAATACACCGCCAGCATAATCTACGCCACTCGTATTCAAGTATACCATCGCGGTATAGCTACGCCACGCTGTATGGTTTTGAATCCAGTTTCCATCGTGATCCTGTTTCTCACTGTCCGCATGCAAGGCGTGTGAGTCGCCACGCCGCATTTCGGTCAGGAGGGTGAACTCGACGTAACCGGGATCTGCCACGTTATAGTAGTCGAGCACTGCGGTGAGCGCGCGCTGTCGAATATCAACAAGGACGGTGTCTGGCTCGGTCAATCCCAATGTCCTCAGGGCATACCCATCGATTTCGGTGCGACGCTGCATTGTGCGTACATCGTTCCGATCAGGTGGCGCGGTAGAAGCAATGTGTTGAAATGCGGAAATGAGGTCGGTACACGAGCTGGATGGAATAAATGCGGGCCGGACCAGCAACATAGCGTGCCTCCTTGTTGATATGACCACTACAGTAAGGCCAGTGTCAAATGAGCGAAGCGTTGTCTGGGGCCTGCGGAGGGACCCTGTGGGGATGCCCACTGGACGGCGGCACTGGCTGATCACGGTCGACGAGCGCAATGATCAGCACCGCGTGGATGTCCGTCCGCTCCGCCTGTCGGCGCTCCTGGATGCGGCCCAGGCCCGTCGTGCGTGGGGCAAACTTCCGCAGGAACCCACGATAGGAGGCCACGTGCTGGCATACGATTGCGGCATCCCGAAGCGTTGGCCGCGCAGCACTTGGCGGGCGCTGGATGCCGCCGCAGCGCCCGTTCAGTCTGCCTGCTGAGATACAGCCGTGCCTGAGCGTGGCGGGCGCCCTCACGGATGGGCTGCCACAGCGGTGCCGGTGGGACGTTCGTGCAGCCCCCGACACGTCAGATCGTCGTCGCTACGGTGCTGTTCCCGGCGTCTCGCACGTATCCAGGTTGCCTGACTGTAACCCATCCTTCAATGCCATCTGGCGCTGCTCGGATGACCCATGCGTCCATGACTCGGGCGTGACATAGCCCTGAGTCTGCTGCTGAATACGGTCATCACCGATCGCGGCTGCGGCGTCCAGGCTCTGAGAAATCTCCGCGTCCGACACCTCGGTCAGATAGCCGGTTTCGGTTGCGTGGTATGCCCAGACGCCCGCCAGACAGTCGGCCTGAAGCTCCGTGTGGACGGCGCCGCTCGTCGGGCCGGTGTCTTGCGCGCCTGCCCGCTGCTCCAGCGCGCCGGTCAAATGCTGCACATGATGCCCATACTCATGCGCCAGCACATACGCTTCGGCGAACGCGCCGCCCTGGGCGCCAAAGCGCGTGCGTAGCTCCTCAAAGAAGCTCATATCCAGATAGACTTGCTGATCTCGTGGGCAGTAGAACGGCCCCACCGCAGCACTAGCGTAGCCACAGGCAGCCTCGGTAGCGTCGGTGAACAGCACGAGCTTGGCGGGCGTATAGCGTGCCCCACGGCGGGCAAACTCATCGGTCCAGTACGACTGGATGCTATTGACAAAGCCTACAAGACGACAGTCCTCACGCGCATTGGCGTCCGCGCCGGTCTGGCACTGCTCTGCCAAGGTGCCGACTGATCCGGAGCGCTCCGGCACGGGCTGCGGCGACGCATCTGCCAGGCCGCCGATATCGGCCGGGTTGACGCCCAGCAGCAGCGCCACCAGCAGGACCACCAGACCGAGCCCGCCGCCGCCAATGGCGACGGTGGTGCCAGCTCCCCGACCTCGCCGATCCTGGACCTGGGAGGGGTCCAGGCGTGATCGATTGTTAAACGGCATTCGTCTGTCCTCCTCGCCTTGCGGCGACTTCGCGTGTGCGCAGTTGTCTGCGATCACACCTGTATCGACTCAGCGCCCATACGGCCCGTTCCTCGACGGCTCCGCATGCACGACCGTTCAAGGATGCGCGGTGCCCGAAGGCCCAGACACCGCCAGGGCACCCGACACGCTTTATTCCGATCCGGTCGCGCAGGAGGAGCCGTCCATGCGAGCATGTACGATTCTGGCCGAGAGCAACTTCCGCGCCGTCACGGAGCACGAGCCCGTTCGCGCGGTAGCTGCCGATGCCTGCTCCGGTGAACATGAAACCGCTCACCTGGGCATGCCCCGCCGCTGGCTTGGCTGCGTCATGGTGCTCACCCGCCGCAGGAGCACAGTGCCGCCTTCA harbors:
- a CDS encoding neutral zinc metallopeptidase, with protein sequence MPFNNRSRLDPSQVQDRRGRGAGTTVAIGGGGLGLVVLLVALLLGVNPADIGGLADASPQPVPERSGSVGTLAEQCQTGADANAREDCRLVGFVNSIQSYWTDEFARRGARYTPAKLVLFTDATEAACGYASAAVGPFYCPRDQQVYLDMSFFEELRTRFGAQGGAFAEAYVLAHEYGHHVQHLTGALEQRAGAQDTGPTSGAVHTELQADCLAGVWAYHATETGYLTEVSDAEISQSLDAAAAIGDDRIQQQTQGYVTPESWTHGSSEQRQMALKDGLQSGNLDTCETPGTAP
- a CDS encoding 2OG-Fe(II) oxygenase codes for the protein MLLVRPAFIPSSSCTDLISAFQHIASTAPPDRNDVRTMQRRTEIDGYALRTLGLTEPDTVLVDIRQRALTAVLDYYNVADPGYVEFTLLTEMRRGDSHALHADSEKQDHDGNWIQNHTAWRSYTAMVYLNTSGVDYAGGVLQFPELGQDIVPQAGLLVGFPCGHLYQHAVTPIQAGTRYALSIWMTDDAAFAERWD